In Hemicordylus capensis ecotype Gifberg chromosome 3, rHemCap1.1.pri, whole genome shotgun sequence, one DNA window encodes the following:
- the DGAT2 gene encoding diacylglycerol O-acyltransferase 2, which translates to MKTIIAAYSGVLRGTGSSILSALQDLSWLSKSKVEKQLQAISVLQWVLTFLIMGICCPFIIMYLLCTDCWVIAAAYLAWLVFDWNTPKKGGRRSQWVRNWAVWRYYRDYFPIRLVKTHNLLTNRNYILACHPHGIMSMGAFCNFGTEATGVSQMYPGIRVYLATLVGNFRVPLLRDYLMSGGICPVNRDSIDYILSKNGSGNAVVIVVGGAAESLNSTPGRHSVTLKNRKGFVKQALRHGADLVPVYSFGENEAYKQAIFEEGSWGRWVQEKFQKYIGFAPCVFHGRGLFSCNSWGLLPYSNPITTVVGEPITIPKIDSPSQKEVDFYHSLYVSSLIKLFDKYKTKFGLPEMEDLEVN; encoded by the exons GTACAGGGTCCAGCATCCTCTCTGCTCTTCAGGATCTCTCCTGGCTGTCCAAGTCCAAAGTAGAGAAGCAGTTGCAGGCCATCTCGGTGCTGCAATGGGTCCTCACTTTCCTCATCATGG gTATTTGTTGCCCTTTTATCATCATGTACCTTCTCTGTACAGACTGTTGGGTGATTGCCGCTGCGTATTTGGCGTGGCTGGTGTTTGACTGGAACACTCCCAAAAAAG GTGGAAGGAGATCTCAGTGGGTCAGAAACTGGGCTGTGTGGCGTTATTACCGGGACTACTTTCCAATACGA CTGGTTAAAACCCACAATTTGTTGACCAACAGAAATTACATTCTTGCCTGCCACCCGCACGGCATCATGTCCATGGGCGCCTTCTGCAATTTCGGCACTGAGGCCACGGGCGTCAGCCAGATGTATCCTGGGATCCGGGTGTATCTTGCGACCCTCGTTGGGAACTTCAGAGTGCCCCTTTTGAGGGACTACTTAATGTCTGGGG GGATCTGCCCTGTCAACCGTGACAGCATAGACTACatcctttccaaaaatggcagtggcaatGCTGTCGTGATTGTGGTGGGCGGCGCTGCCGAGTCCCTGAACAGCACACCAGGCAGACATTCTGTGACCCTGAAGAACCGGAAGGGCTTTGTCAAGCAGGCCTTACGACATGG TGCGGATCTAGTTCCTGTGTACTCGTTTGGCGAGAACGAGGCCTACAAGCAGGCGATCTTCGAGGAGGGTTCGTGGGGAAGATGGGTGCAGGAGAAGTTCCAGAAGTACATCGGCTTTGCTCCTTGTGTCTTCCACGGACGAGGCCTCTTCTCGTGCAACAGCTGGGGATTGCTGCCATATTCCAACCCCATCACCACTGTCG TCGGGGAACCGATCACCATTCCGAAAATTGATAGTCCGAGCCAGAAGGAAGTAGACTTTTATCACAGCCTCTACGTGAGCTCTCTGATTAAACTCTTTGACAAGTACAAGACTAAATTTGGCCTGCCGGAGATGGAGGACTTGGAAGTCAATTGA